The following coding sequences lie in one Gouania willdenowi chromosome 5, fGouWil2.1, whole genome shotgun sequence genomic window:
- the rab22a gene encoding ras-related protein Rab-22A, with translation MALRELKVCLLGDTGVGKSSIVWRFVEDSFDPNINPTIGASFMTKTVQHQNELHKFLIWDTAGQERFRALAPMYYRGSAAAIIVYDITKEDSFQTLKNWVKELRQHGPPNIVVAIAGNKCDISDAREVPEKDAKDYADSIHAIFVETSAKNAININEVFIEISKRIPVADAVAETPGRGFKLGRQASESRRMCC, from the exons ATGGCGCTGAGGGAGTTAAAAGTGTGTCTGCTGGGG GATACAGGTGTTGGAAAGTCAAGTATCGTTTGGAGATTTGTGGAGGACAGCTTTGACCCAAATATAAATCCAACTATTGG GGCATCGTTTATGACAAAAACAGTCCAACACCAAAACGAACTTCACAAATTCCTGATCTGGGACACAGCAGGACAGGAGCGG TTTCGAGCTCTGGCACCGATGTACTACCGAGGCTCAGCAGCTGCTATCATTGTTTATGACATCACTAAAGAG GATTCCTTCCAAACACTGAAGAACTGGGTGAAAGAGTTAAGACAGCACGGCCCTCCAAACATCGTGGTCGCCATCGCCGGCAACAAATGTGACATTTCAGACGCCAG GGAGGTGCCAGAGAAGGATGCCAAAGACTATGCCGACTCCATCCATGCCATCTTTGTAGAAACCAGCGCCAAGAATGCCATTAACATCAACGAAGTGTTTATAGAGATAA GTAAGCGCATACCTGTTGCAGACGCAGTTGCAGAAACACCAGGTCGAGGTTTTAAGTTGGGACGTCAGGCCTCAGAGTCTCGCAGAATGTGCTGCTGA